In one window of Arthrobacter pascens DNA:
- a CDS encoding SDR family oxidoreductase, whose protein sequence is MGLLDNKTAIVTGSSRGIGAEVAKNLAAEGAAVVVNYRQKAPRANKVVAAIEAAGGRATAVGADLTTQEGVQALASAAMENFGSLDVLVLNASGGMESGVEDDYALKLNRDAQVNMLNAAVPLMREGSRVVFVTSHQAHFINSVPTMPEYEPVARSKRAGEDALRELLPALADKGISLVVVSGDMIEGTVTATLLDRSSPGAIEARRAEAGKLYSVEEFAEVVAGMVTADVESGHTEYAGGADYFGKSAT, encoded by the coding sequence ATGGGACTGCTGGACAACAAGACCGCCATCGTGACCGGATCATCGCGCGGTATCGGCGCCGAAGTGGCGAAGAACCTCGCAGCCGAAGGTGCCGCCGTCGTCGTGAACTACCGCCAGAAGGCGCCTCGCGCCAACAAGGTGGTTGCCGCCATTGAAGCCGCCGGCGGCCGCGCCACGGCCGTAGGTGCCGATCTCACCACCCAGGAAGGCGTGCAGGCCCTTGCCAGCGCCGCCATGGAGAATTTCGGTTCGCTGGACGTCCTGGTGCTCAACGCCTCCGGCGGCATGGAATCGGGCGTGGAGGACGACTACGCGCTCAAGCTCAACCGCGACGCGCAGGTCAACATGCTCAACGCCGCCGTTCCCCTGATGCGGGAGGGCTCCCGCGTGGTCTTCGTCACCAGCCACCAGGCCCATTTCATCAACTCGGTTCCCACCATGCCGGAGTATGAGCCGGTCGCCCGCAGCAAACGTGCCGGCGAGGACGCACTGCGCGAACTTTTGCCGGCCCTCGCGGACAAGGGAATCTCCCTGGTGGTTGTGTCAGGCGACATGATTGAAGGCACAGTGACGGCGACCCTTCTTGACCGTTCCAGCCCGGGCGCCATTGAGGCCCGCCGGGCCGAAGCGGGCAAGCTCTACTCCGTTGAAGAGTTTGCCGAGGTGGTGGCCGGCATGGTGACCGCCGACGTCGAATCGGGCCACACCGAGTACGCCGGCGGCGCCGACTACTTCGGCAAGAGCGCCACCTAA
- a CDS encoding DUF3099 domain-containing protein, protein MTLENHAGQPVPGDPQRFSGDSGVHSITDAAAAHSEDMHQRMVKYALAMGIRLVCLILIFVVDGWFKIVMVAGAVFLPWIAVIIANGSDKAEIHSDSLLESAPLAELEAPAWPTEEDDGISPVLQGEVIDDDGDETGPEQERRAS, encoded by the coding sequence GTGACCCTTGAAAACCATGCCGGACAGCCTGTGCCTGGAGATCCTCAGCGGTTCTCCGGAGATTCGGGCGTCCACTCGATTACCGACGCCGCGGCGGCCCATTCCGAGGACATGCACCAGCGTATGGTCAAGTACGCCCTGGCCATGGGAATCCGGCTGGTATGCCTCATCCTCATTTTTGTGGTGGACGGCTGGTTCAAGATCGTCATGGTTGCCGGTGCGGTATTCCTGCCATGGATTGCAGTCATTATCGCCAACGGCAGCGACAAGGCGGAGATCCACAGTGATTCACTCCTAGAGTCCGCGCCCTTGGCGGAACTCGAGGCCCCTGCTTGGCCCACCGAGGAGGACGACGGAATTTCCCCGGTCCTGCAGGGAGAAGTCATTGACGACGACGGGGACGAAACGGGCCCGGAACAGGAACGGCGCGCTTCATGA
- the serB gene encoding phosphoserine phosphatase SerB, giving the protein MTSNVTAVSYGLKLTSAELEPLRSLLTESGATLQSESQAGDSRYEVHTADLALADATSAGIDALRRAVAEAARDGFDTAIVPGGLRSAARKFLIMDVDSTLIQQEVIELLAAYAGKREEVAAVTEAAMRGELDFAQSLHARVAVLAGLPAAVVDAVRAEVKLSEGAAELVAAFRAAGHVVAVVSGGFNQILRPIAEELDLDYWIANELEIVDGALTGKVLGAVIDRAAKEKYLREWSAAEGIAMEHTIAVGDGANDLDMLGAAGIGVAFNAKPAVRAVADSALNMPYLDAVRHIAGV; this is encoded by the coding sequence ATGACTTCGAACGTGACTGCGGTCAGCTATGGCCTGAAACTGACCTCCGCGGAGCTGGAGCCACTGCGTTCCCTCCTCACTGAATCCGGCGCGACCCTCCAGTCGGAATCCCAGGCCGGCGACAGCCGCTATGAGGTCCACACTGCTGACCTGGCACTGGCCGATGCCACCTCAGCCGGGATCGATGCCCTCCGTCGGGCGGTGGCAGAGGCCGCGCGTGACGGATTTGACACCGCCATTGTCCCGGGCGGGCTGCGCTCGGCAGCCCGCAAGTTCCTGATCATGGATGTTGACTCGACGCTGATCCAGCAGGAAGTGATCGAACTGCTGGCCGCCTACGCCGGGAAACGGGAGGAAGTGGCTGCTGTGACTGAAGCCGCCATGCGTGGCGAACTCGACTTTGCCCAGAGCCTCCACGCCCGCGTGGCCGTGCTCGCCGGACTGCCGGCCGCCGTCGTCGACGCCGTGCGGGCTGAAGTGAAGCTGAGCGAGGGGGCCGCGGAACTGGTGGCAGCGTTCCGGGCGGCCGGCCATGTGGTGGCCGTGGTGTCGGGCGGCTTCAACCAGATCCTCCGTCCCATCGCCGAGGAGCTTGACCTGGACTACTGGATCGCCAACGAACTCGAGATTGTGGACGGTGCGCTCACCGGCAAGGTGCTTGGTGCGGTCATCGACCGTGCGGCGAAGGAGAAGTACCTGCGGGAATGGTCCGCCGCCGAAGGAATCGCGATGGAACACACCATCGCCGTAGGTGACGGAGCCAACGACCTGGACATGCTGGGCGCCGCCGGGATCGGCGTCGCGTTCAACGCAAAGCCTGCCGTCCGGGCCGTTGCCGATTCCGCGCTCAACATGCCTTACCTCGACGCCGTGCGTCACATCGCCGGCGTCTGA
- a CDS encoding beta-ketoacyl-ACP reductase, with the protein MSEAVTASRSVLITGGNRGIGLAIAEAFLANGDKVAVTYRSESKLPEGILGVKADVTDEKSVDAAFSEVEAAHGPVEVLVANAGITKDTLLLRMSEDDFTSVIDTNLTGAFRVIKRASKGMIRLRKGRVVLISSVSGLYGAPGQINYSASKAGLVGIARSLTRELGSRGITANVVAPGFINTDMTAELPEATQKDYLSKVPAGRFAESSEVANVVRWISSDEAAYISGAVIPVDGGLGMGH; encoded by the coding sequence ATGTCTGAAGCAGTCACCGCGTCCCGCAGCGTCCTGATCACGGGAGGCAACCGCGGCATCGGACTGGCCATCGCCGAGGCGTTCCTGGCGAACGGCGACAAGGTCGCCGTGACGTACCGTAGCGAGTCCAAACTGCCCGAAGGGATTCTTGGCGTTAAAGCCGACGTCACAGACGAAAAGTCAGTGGATGCGGCATTTTCCGAGGTGGAAGCGGCGCACGGTCCTGTGGAGGTTCTCGTGGCCAACGCCGGCATCACCAAGGACACGCTCCTGCTGCGCATGAGCGAGGACGATTTCACGTCCGTAATAGACACCAACCTCACCGGCGCATTCCGTGTCATCAAGAGGGCATCCAAGGGCATGATCCGGCTGCGGAAGGGCCGCGTGGTCCTGATCTCCTCGGTCTCCGGGCTCTACGGTGCTCCCGGACAGATCAACTATTCGGCGTCCAAGGCCGGACTGGTGGGCATCGCGCGCTCACTGACCCGCGAACTGGGATCCCGCGGGATCACGGCCAACGTCGTCGCGCCGGGGTTCATCAACACTGACATGACGGCAGAACTTCCGGAGGCGACCCAGAAGGACTACCTCTCAAAGGTTCCGGCCGGGCGGTTCGCTGAATCCTCAGAGGTGGCCAATGTGGTCCGCTGGATTTCCAGCGATGAGGCAGCGTATATTTCCGGCGCGGTCATCCCGGTGGACGGCGGACTGGGCATGGGCCACTAG
- a CDS encoding SURF1 family cytochrome oxidase biogenesis protein, translating into MYRFLFSSKWLGYLLLAAIFAAGCVFLGRWQMDRRAETLAEINRVVSNYSSAPIPFSEARDQFRNMDPEREWTQVELKGRYDTEGERVVRNRTLNGQPGYEVVVPFRLDTGETVVIDRGWLPIGNKTPGRPDSVPAPPSGEVTAIVRLKPGEPQLQRGAPDGQLASIDLPTYAGELGYPLLTGAYGLLASETPPVPDMPAAFPMPDTDEGTHLSYSLQWFAFGILMFVGFGYAARQQARNAAIDAQDALDAEEAGLEPMHSTAAAPRRRTPARRRGGRPTAEEEEDAILDAQGF; encoded by the coding sequence ATGTACCGTTTCCTCTTCTCCAGCAAATGGCTGGGATATCTGCTGCTTGCCGCCATCTTCGCGGCGGGCTGCGTCTTTTTGGGGCGCTGGCAGATGGACCGCAGGGCCGAGACTCTCGCCGAAATCAACCGCGTGGTATCCAACTATTCCTCCGCTCCCATCCCCTTCAGCGAAGCCCGGGATCAGTTCAGGAATATGGACCCTGAGAGGGAGTGGACCCAGGTTGAGCTCAAAGGCCGGTACGACACTGAGGGCGAAAGGGTTGTGCGGAACCGTACCCTCAACGGCCAGCCCGGTTATGAAGTCGTGGTTCCCTTCAGGCTGGATACCGGCGAGACAGTGGTGATTGACCGGGGATGGCTGCCCATCGGCAACAAGACGCCCGGACGTCCCGACTCAGTGCCCGCGCCTCCCTCCGGTGAGGTGACGGCCATCGTCCGGCTCAAACCCGGCGAGCCGCAGCTGCAGCGCGGCGCTCCGGACGGCCAGCTGGCCTCCATTGACCTTCCCACCTACGCCGGCGAACTCGGCTATCCGCTCCTGACCGGCGCCTACGGCCTGCTCGCCTCGGAGACTCCCCCGGTTCCTGACATGCCCGCCGCCTTCCCGATGCCGGACACCGATGAAGGCACGCACCTTTCCTACTCGCTGCAGTGGTTCGCCTTCGGCATTCTCATGTTCGTGGGGTTCGGCTATGCCGCCAGGCAGCAGGCCCGCAATGCCGCCATCGATGCCCAGGACGCCCTGGACGCCGAAGAAGCCGGGCTGGAACCCATGCATTCAACGGCCGCTGCACCACGCCGTCGTACTCCAGCACGGCGAAGGGGTGGCAGGCCCACCGCAGAGGAAGAGGAAGACGCTATCCTCGACGCCCAGGGTTTCTGA
- a CDS encoding ABC-F family ATP-binding cassette domain-containing protein, translating to MITVQDLELRAGARLLMDQVSFRIDRGDKIGLVGRNGAGKTTLTRVLAGEGLPAAGKVTRTGEIGYLPQDPRTPDMEQLARDRILSVRGLDIAVGRLRVAHEEMASEDATVQRKAMNRYDRLESEFLAAGGYAAEAEAAAICSNLALPDRLLNQPLKTLSGGQRRRVELARILYSDAETMLLDEPTNHLDADSIAWLRDFLKNHQGGLIVISHDTELLEATVNKVFLLDANRAQIDFYNMDWKRYLTQRETDERARKRERANAEKKAQVLFDQANKMRAKATKAVAAQNMAKRAERLLSGLEAVRENDRVAALRFPDPSPCGKTPLTAEGLSKSYGSLEIFTDVDLAIDRGSKVVILGLNGAGKTTLLRMLAGVDQPDTGDVIAGHGLKVGYYAQEHETLDVDRTVLENMRSSAPDMKDAEVRGILGSFLFSGDDVDKPAGVLSGGEKTRLALATIVASSANVLLLDEPTNNLDPASRAEILGALRNYSGAVVLVSHDEGAVEALNPERVVLLPDGVEDHWNEDYLDLITLA from the coding sequence GTGATTACCGTCCAGGATCTTGAACTGCGCGCCGGCGCCCGGCTCCTTATGGACCAGGTGAGCTTCCGCATCGACAGGGGAGACAAGATCGGCCTGGTGGGCCGGAACGGTGCAGGCAAAACCACGCTCACGCGTGTCCTCGCCGGCGAAGGCCTGCCGGCCGCGGGCAAGGTGACCCGCACGGGCGAGATCGGCTACCTGCCCCAGGACCCCCGCACGCCGGACATGGAGCAGCTGGCGCGTGACCGGATCCTTTCAGTCCGTGGCCTGGACATCGCCGTCGGCAGGCTCCGTGTGGCCCACGAAGAGATGGCCAGCGAAGACGCCACTGTCCAGCGCAAGGCGATGAACCGCTATGACCGGCTGGAATCCGAGTTCCTGGCTGCCGGCGGTTACGCGGCCGAGGCCGAGGCCGCAGCCATTTGCTCCAACCTCGCGCTGCCGGACCGGCTGCTGAACCAGCCGCTCAAGACGCTCTCCGGTGGCCAGCGCCGCCGTGTGGAGCTGGCCCGGATCCTGTACTCGGACGCTGAGACCATGCTCCTGGATGAGCCCACCAACCACCTCGATGCCGACTCCATTGCCTGGCTGCGTGACTTCCTCAAGAACCACCAGGGCGGTCTGATCGTGATCAGCCACGACACCGAGCTGCTCGAAGCCACAGTGAACAAGGTCTTCCTGCTGGATGCCAACCGCGCCCAGATCGACTTCTACAACATGGACTGGAAGCGCTACCTCACCCAGCGCGAAACCGACGAACGCGCCCGGAAGCGGGAACGCGCCAACGCTGAAAAGAAGGCCCAGGTCCTTTTCGACCAGGCCAACAAGATGCGCGCCAAGGCCACCAAGGCCGTCGCAGCGCAGAACATGGCCAAGCGCGCCGAGCGGTTGCTCAGCGGGCTGGAGGCCGTGCGCGAAAACGACCGGGTGGCCGCGCTGCGGTTCCCGGATCCGTCGCCCTGCGGCAAGACCCCGCTCACCGCAGAAGGCCTCAGCAAGTCCTACGGTTCGCTGGAAATCTTCACGGACGTGGACCTGGCCATCGACCGCGGCTCCAAGGTGGTCATCCTGGGACTTAACGGCGCCGGCAAGACCACCCTCCTTCGGATGCTCGCGGGCGTGGACCAGCCCGATACCGGTGATGTCATTGCCGGCCACGGCCTCAAGGTGGGCTATTACGCCCAGGAACACGAGACGCTCGACGTCGATCGCACCGTCCTGGAGAATATGCGGTCCTCCGCACCGGATATGAAGGACGCCGAGGTGCGTGGCATCCTCGGCTCGTTCCTGTTCTCCGGAGACGACGTCGACAAGCCCGCCGGTGTGCTCTCCGGCGGCGAGAAGACCCGCCTGGCTCTTGCCACCATCGTGGCATCAAGCGCCAACGTCCTCCTCCTCGACGAGCCGACCAATAACCTGGACCCCGCCAGCCGCGCCGAAATCCTGGGCGCCTTGAGGAACTACAGCGGCGCCGTCGTCCTGGTCAGCCACGATGAAGGCGCGGTCGAAGCCCTCAACCCCGAGCGGGTTGTGCTGCTGCCTGACGGCGTCGAGGACCACTGGAACGAGGACTACCTGGACCTCATCACGCTCGCCTAG